A part of Ooceraea biroi isolate clonal line C1 chromosome 10, Obir_v5.4, whole genome shotgun sequence genomic DNA contains:
- the LOC105278332 gene encoding protein dopey-1 homolog isoform X1: MGSIALEEYELMKDSKYRVYVSAVDKALKSFEYTSEWADLISALGKLNKVLLSHMKFPVIPRRIKISKRLAQCMHPALPSGVHLKALETYDIIFKCMGTNRLSHELFIYSAGLFPLLGHAAMNVRPSLLTVYETHFVPLGERLRPGLSGFLSGVLLGLEDGSDHFDRTNSLLEKVCEGVGAQHFYACLWDCLASNSSIRLPAISFVLAHFNKKLLMEEQKYIMGTNIKIMVSALCASVQDTSVLVQRSALDFLLIGFPIHNSQLTHQDMISLIKAALVTILRRDMSLNRRLFAWLLGTEVNTSILKKKSHATTDSKEDSVTYFDTYSKEMLVEAIKYLLKEVCEENSQDLRPYRILVSLLDKVDIGPVILDDILFEVFRTFYNACKQSLSSHMLKANEVVKSANLLFSTLEPSYIWTHCGHLFEKACNTKMQTQDATEEIVVRPIGSGMPNLVEVCILTEFLLETVSLDAFIDTPSEHLPGLFYEITSKLLHHISILSSMEISKSLKLCAKILSKVQPAVITAHQPDKCEADVRTDTSLNNITVPSDNSLIVIPLEKSQSDSKLNKPDISSISFVEKSPSTRRRANSGGAVKRSEKKSKKKGSKNKLSDAYTIQADGSNISVVVSEDVKSLPRNKSMDDIKASCVESCAVSPSPKNQLSTLKRLNVSPTGSTGSLYRGPSPAFQAQHSMLEKCLRQYEMFYVKLISSRILSKERTVQDMFDRLMVSCTRKSFDERMRSLEYLLNSRLNMEDSGFSSQDTSETEDTKCLDIFHLNLDITSHQDWIEPMKIASSLFVELSTFPKYFLPGDNVLVEEEPKFKHALPEWLIVLIVCSCWLQKQPALQLTSIATLLDLIALLKAHSDIETHPKSGEGVTAVIMVPLLKQWHMTYLMQCTNVFQVLAHSLWHHLGELPAHKFRIRCVELLHELHHALYSSCNAVENLIGSALTCQNPEKRIEAFGRFATLWHLGREIEMNPRLRGCLKTFDQSLLKILDNLQLEDNSPLKLQAQSWLLHSLVRGDISRVIDPLLTILLDPSTCRMSVLHVSIQHSNTVLTKNDPVEEKSEIQDDTEGAAKIYAISSVDGNVIYHVSDNVNEDKKWKKGQKKKQAINPVKIKRIFAVTTLATRDNCNHYVTERNQFMKELEVPPSISGNRKISVFVNPLSINCNENSNDSLTEDDSPPNTRKTNLTTELLRNATRFKKLDFDKGSTVSLDESLFESANSSLKTKDKNSFKKLNDDVGSSLDSITNSLDSSSPEVTSKQSKQKKESVIMPGGSREVAGTIMKGRYYSTNEFSANYDHDIGSFEASAEVPSWTMDDDDGDLDVSTTAEEYFSNSSSASIVEEILNEVLDRAMQLCDVAEPPKTDEVLQHNAKAKRNIGLGVHNLHSHMLLYCGVYDSARTLYALRTLRNELLTNTRMFLCSAATTGVTNATKNTVLLNLLARHRKSVFGRNFHGDIANTEFAAAYRSSMYLEVLISICLYFARSYYPNLGQMRLTYDEIAGNRQVQLASAELLTLIFSELIPIVRDSGKGFSCYIVDLLTKCKVQKVALHCLVSSVMSMKNAHKENEDVFTFTEEIVLFNDPFVDSDVNKCKYRASDHTEAFQIQLLRLLLALIMLEHQCNSQKGEETNPTASSIPNSPTRTVPNLIGNSLKYIPGASISQQPMFLASILSALQLDHMRHLHQHWTTLVTSSLPFMGSSLTSVVTSVIHQLCSNIEHLASYYISEEPALTNKLHDISTVECCLPADYTVTHLEALTFLLHYCLLDTSQQIGFSFNQPLSGTIQTGISGANPGQIFNNLIHVFMPSPLSPDLSTGKDKTGATELQQHARRTALSHLPRIIASLSALWQAVLAIKDNEQASCVVGNPRIVKYQLLELLSPISFHHGANFLAAVAVAWHERRQPSSVSKKILPEACPNQQVMVDLVSAIRVMPIDTLVHTVHQVVKTPPPIHGVKQDFSLEVSVLELLYVYMQSNTSQSLIESWASLLTLLKDGLSLTAPAQFLLLAILNEYVQKCPPMQEKKDIKDLQDVSAKLIESCSQIAGACLEQTTWLRRNLAVREDVFEVVEGSSEGKEGKNGAGTPGTPPNAAYSVQAQAVLAEILAPLLDVSYGSQEKERVVTLLTNLMYNVTPYLKNHTIKNIASFTACSQLLASLSGYQYTRKAWRKDVLDLLLDSAFFQMIPACLPYWRTIIDNLMTHDNTTFRDLMNRVSMAQGSGISIFSSKEQEYEQKAQLLKRLAFVILCSETDQYHKYMPEIQERLADSLRLPQVIPSIQAQVFLCFRVLLLRMSPQHATSLWPVIVSELVQVFLYIEQELSTDSEEFSSRQSSSHIKLLSALDSSWAVNTSNGLQAHGHPHWLQLQLAAAKLLDLALLLPAHRLPQFQMYKWAFVGDAAAGCMDNNNLSSDFVPHITRIAKLMDNKFPPISSSVKRNPGELLLTSNSVRSLQDLHYFFSDLSRAMCNTHVPINNMQLETVIEQDFLEKMPAVLTR, encoded by the exons ATGGGTTCCATCGCTTTAGAGGAGTATGAGTTGATGAAGGATTCAAAGTATCGGGT ATACGTATCCGCTGTTGACAAAGCACTGAAAAGCTTTGAATACACTAGTGAATGGGCAGATCTAATCTCTGCGTTAGGCAAGCTCAATAAGGTGTTACTGAGTCATATGAAGTTTCCTGTCATTCCAAGAAGAATCAAAATATCGAAGAGACTAGCCCAATGCATGCATCCGGCATTACCTTCTGGTGTTCATTTGAAAGCCTTAGAGACGTAtgacattatttttaagtgCATGGGCACTAATAGACTCAGTCatgaactttttatttatagtgcAG GTCTTTTCCCATTATTGGGTCATGCTGCTATGAATGTGAGACCATCATTATTAACAGTGTACGAGACACACTTCGTGCCACTCGGCGAAAGGTTGAGGCCTGGATTGAGCGGCTTTTTAAGCGGCGTTCTGTTAGGTTTGGAAGATGGATCTGATCATTTCGACAG AACCAATTCCTTATTGGAGAAAGTATGCGAAGGTGTGGGTGCGCAACATTTTTATGCATGCCTCTGGGACTGCTTAGCTTCGAATTCCAGTATCCGATTACCTGCTATATCTTTCGTGCTGGCtcactttaataaaaaactgcTGATGGAGGAACAAAAATACATTATGGGtactaatattaaaatcatg GTTTCAGCGCTGTGTGCTAGTGTACAAGACACTTCAGTACTGGTGCAGAGAAGTGCACTGGATTTTCTATTAATAGGCTTTCCTATACACAACAGTCAATTGACGCATCAAGAtatgatatcattaattaaagcTGCTTTGGTTACCATACTGCGCAGAGATATGAGTTTAAACAg ACGGCTGTTTGCTTGGTTATTGGGTACTGAAGTAAACACGtcaattttaaagaaaaagagtcATGCGACTACTGATTCCAAGGAGGATTCTGTAACATACTTTGATACGTATTCGAAAGAAATGCTAGTCGAAGCgataaaatatctgcttaaagAAGTGTGTGAAGAAAACTCGCAGGATCTCAGACCGTATAGAATACTCGTTTCATTACTCGATAAAGTGGATATTGGTCCAGTAATTTTGGATGACATTCTGTTTGAAGTATTTAG GACATTTTATAATGCCTGTAAACAGTCTTTGTCGAGTCACATGTTGAAAGCAAATGAAGTGGTGAAATCTGCGAACTTGCTGTTCTCGACTTTGGAGCCGTCGTACATTTGGACGCACTGTGGTCATCTGTTTGAAAAAGCCTGCAACACGAAGATGCAGACGCAAGATGCAACGGAAGAGATTGTTGTAAGACCGATTGGTAGTGGAATGCCGAATTTAGTGGAAGTATGCATATTGACAGAATTCTTGCTCGAGACCGTGTCATTGGACGCGTTCATAGATACTCCATCCGAACATCTGCCTGGTTTGTTCTATGAAATAACTAGTAAACTTTTGCATCACATTAGTATCCTGTCGTCAATGGAGATTTCAAAAAGTCTCAAATTGTGTGCCAAGATTTTGTCGAAAGTACAACCGGCAGTGATAACGGCTCACCAGCCGGACAAATGCGAAGCGGACGTCAGGACGGACACATCTCTGAATAATATTACGGTTCCTAGTGATAATTCTTTGATTGTGATTCCTTTGGAGAAGAGCCAATCGGACAGTAAATTGAATAAGCCTGACATATCTAGCATTTCCTTCGTGGAGAAAAGTccgagcacgaggagacgagCCAATTCTGGCGGTGCCGTGAAAAGAAGCGAGAAGAAATCGAAGAAGAAGGGGAGTAAGAACAAGTTGAGCGATGCCTACACTATACAGGCTGACGGTAGCAACATATCGGTTGTTGTGAGCGAGGACGTGAAATCCTTACCTAGGAATAAGAGTATGGACGACATTAAGGCAAGCTGTGTCGAGAGTTGTGCAGTAAGCCCTTCGCCAAAGAATCAACTGTCTACGCTAAAACGCTTAAACGTCAGTCCAACGGGATCAACGGGATCTTTATACAGGGGACCATCCCCGGCGTTTCAGGCGCAGCACTCCATGTTGGAGAAGTGTCTCCGTCAATACGAAATGTTCTACGTTAAGTTAATTAGCAGTCGGATACTGAGCAAGGAACGAACGGTGCAGGACATGTTCGACCGCCTGATGGTGTCCTGCACGAGGAAGAGTTTTGACGAAAGAATGCGTTCCTTGGAGTATCTGCTGAATTCCAGACTAAATATGGAGGATTCTGGATTCTCCAGTCAGGACACGTCCGAAACCGAGGACACCAAGTGCCTGGATATTTTTCACTTGAATCTAGATATAACGTCGCATCAGGACTGGATCGAGCCCATGAAGATAGCGTCCAGTTTGTTCGTCGAGTTATCCACGTTCCCGAAATACTTTCTGCCTGGTGACAATGTGCTCGTGGAGGAAGAACCCAAGTTCAAGCACGCTCTTCCGGAGTGGTTGATAGTGTTGATAGTCTGCTCCTGCTGGTTACAAAAGCAGCCGGCGTTACAATTAACAAGCATTGCCACGCTGTTAGATTTGATAGCATTGTTAAAAGCGCACAGTGATATCGAAACGCACCCCAAAAGTGGGGAGGGAGTGACAGCGGTGATCATGGTGCCCTTGCTGAAACAATGGCACATGACTTATTTGATGCAGTGCACTAATGTATTTCAG gtATTGGCACATTCCTTGTGGCATCATTTGGGCGAGCTTCCCGCCCACAAATTCAGGATACGCTGCGTAGAATTATTGCACGAATTGCATCACGCCTTATACAGTTCTTGCAATGCGGTTGAGAATCTAATAGGTTCCGCGCTGACCTGTCAGAATCCTGAAAAGAGAATCGAAGCATTTGGTAGATTCGCTACTTTGTGGCACTTGGGACGAGAGATCGAAATGAATCCGAGATTACGCGGTTGTCTCAAAACTTTTGATCA GTCCTTGCTAAAAATATTGGACAATCTTCAGCTTGAGGACAATTCACCGTTAAAATTGCAAGCCCAATCGTGGCTGCTACATTCCCTGGTGCGTGGCGACATATCGCGCGTGATAGATCCCTTGTTGACAATACTTTTGGACCCATCCACGTGCCGCATGAGCGTGCTCCATGTGAGCATACAGCACAGCAATACCGTTTTAACGAAGAACGATCCTGTGGAGGAGAAGTCGGAGATTCAAGACGATACCGAAGGCGCTGCGAAAATTTACGCGATTAGTTCAGTCGACGGTAACGTGATATATCACGTGAGCGATAACGTGAACGAAgataaaaagtggaaaaaggGCCAGAAGAAGAAGCAGGCGATAAATCCAGTGAAAATCAAACGGATTTTTGCCGTGACGACGTTAGCGACTCGTGACAATTGTAATCATTACGTCACCGAGAGGAATCAGTTTATGAAGGAACTCGAGGTGCCACCTAGCATATCCGGCAACAGAAAAATTTCGGTGTTCGTGAATCCTCTCTCGATCAATTGTAACGAGAACTCGAACGATTCCCTGACAGAGGACGACTCGCCGCCGAATACACGCAAGACAAATCTGACAACGGAATTATTGAGAAACGCCACCCGCTTCAAGAAACTCGATTTTGATAAAGGCTCCACTGTCAGCCTGGACGAGAGCCTTTTCGAATCGGCGAACTCCAGTTTAAAAACAAAAGACAAGAACAGCTTCAAGAAGCTGAATGACGACGTAGGCTCCTCCTTGGACTCTATAACGAACAGCTTGGACTCGAGCAGTCCCGAGGTGACTAGCAAACAGTCGAAACAAAAGAAGGAATCGGTTATAATGCCGGGCGGATCTCGGGAAGTGGCAGGCACTATTATGAAGGGCAGATATTACAGCACGAACGAGTTCAGCGCAAATTACGATCACGATATCGGCAGTTTTGAAGCGAGTGCGGAGGTGCCCAGTTGGACGATGGATGACGACGATGGTGACCTGGACGTCAGCACTACTGCGGAGGAGTACTTCAGCAATTCCAGCAGCGCCAGTATAGTTGAGGAGATTTTAAACGAGGTCCTCGATCGTGCGATGCAACTTTGTGATGTCGCTGAACCGCCTAAAACT GATGAAGTTCTCCAGCATAACGCGAAAGCTAAGCGGAATATCGGTCTAGGCGTCCACAATCTTCATTCGCACATGCTGCTCTATTGTGGAGTCTACGACTCGGCTAGAACTCTCTACGCTCTACGTACACTGAGAAACGAGCTGTTAACAAATACGCGGATGTTTTTGTGTTCAGCGGCGACGACTGGCGTGACGAACGCAACAAAAAATACAGTCCTGTTGAATTTACTGGCGCGACACAGGAAAAGCGTCTTCGGAAGGAACTTCCACGGCGATATAGCTAATACGGAATTCGCAGCGGCTTACAGAAGTAGCATGTATTTAGAAGTGCTAATAAGCATATGTTTGTACTTTGCGCGGAGTTACTATCCAAATCTTGGGCAGATGAGACTTACGTACGATGAGATTGCGGGTAATCGTCAG gTACAACTTGCAAGTGCAGAATTATTAACGCTGATATTTTCCGAGCTAATCCCAATCGTTCGCGACTCTGGGAAGGGTTTTAGTTGCTACATAGTTGACTTATTGACTAAATGTAAAGTGCAAAAAGTCGCTTTGCACTGTCTTGTGTCCAGCGTTATGAGCATGAAGAACGCTCACAAGGAGAACGAGGATGTTTTTACATTTACCGaagaaattgtattatttaacgACCCGTTCGTTGACAGTGATGTTAACAAATGTAAATATAGAGCGAGTGATCATACAGAAGCTTTCCAGATACAATTACTACG ACTACTGCTAGCATTGATTATGCTGGAACATCAGTGTAACAGCCAGAAGGGAGAAGAGACCAATCCAACAGCATCATCCATACCGAATTCGCCGACACGGACCGTGCCGAATTTAATCGGAAACAGCCTGAAATATATTCCCGGAGCGTCAATTTCGCAGCAACCGATGTTTCTTGCTAGTATCCTTAGTGCATTGCAACTG GATCATATGAGGCATCTTCATCAACATTGGACGACTCTTGTTACGTCCAGCTTGCCGTTTATGGGATCATCCTTGACGTCCGTAGTAACTTCGGTCATTCATCAGCTGTGCAGCAATATTGAACACCTTGCGTCGTATTATATCAGCGAAGAGCCGGCATTGACAAATAAGTTGCACGATATAAGCACGGTAGAATGTTGTTTGCCTGCGGATTACACAGTAACGCATTTGGAGGCTTTGACGTTTTTGCTGCATTACTGCCTGCTGGATACTTCCCAACAAATTGGATTCTCGTTTAATCAGCCACTAAGTGGCACGATACAAACCGGGATTTCCGGTGCTAATCCCGGCCAGATATTCAACAATCTTATACATGTTTTTATGCCCAGCCCGCTTTCTCCG GACCTATCAACGGGGAAGGATAAAACTGGTGCGACTGAGTTGCAACAACATGCCAGAAGAACTGCATTAAGCCATCTGCCAAGAATAATAGCATCCTTGTCCGCTTTGTGGCAAGCGGTTCTAGCAATAAAAGACAA TGAACAAGCCAGTTGCGTGGTTGGTAATCCGAGAATAGTCAAGTACCAATTGTTGGAACTTTTATCTCCCATCTCTTTTCATCATGGAGCGAACTTTTTGGCTGCAGTCGCAGTTGCTTGGCATGAAAGACGTCAACCGTCTAGTGTTTCAAAAAAG ATACTCCCAGAAGCCTGCCCTAATCAGCAAGTAATGGTCGATTTGGTTAGCGCTATCCGTGTTATGCCGATCGACACCTTGGTGCACACCGTGCATCAGGTAGTAAAAACACCACCGCCGATACACGGAGTCAAGCAAGATTTCTCACTGGAAGTTTCTGTGCTTGAATTACTTTACGTGTACATGCAAAGCAACACGTCGCAGTCGCTTATCGAGTCCTGGGCTTCCTTGCTCACTTTACTGAAGGACGGTCTGTCCTTAACAGCACCGGCTCAATTTCTCTTGTTAGCTATATTGAATGAATACGTGCAAAAGTGTCCACCCATGCAGGAGAAGAAAGATATCAAGGACTTGCAAGATGTATCCGCAAAG ctGATCGAGTCGTGTTCACAAATAGCTGGCGCATGTCTGGAGCAAACGACATGGCTGAGGAGAAACCTGGCTGTCCGGGAAGACGTTTTCGAAGTGGTAGAAGGTTCTTCGGAAGgtaaagaaggaaaaaatggTGCTG GAACACCTGGAACTCCACCTAACGCAGCGTATAGCGTTCAAGCACAAGCGGTATTAGCGGAAATACTCGCGCCACTGTTGGACGTTAGCTACGGTTCGCAAGAGAAGGAACGTGTGGTGACGCTGCTGACAAATCTTATGTACAACGTTACACCTTACCTGAAAAATCACAC gataaaaaatatcgccTCATTCACTGCTTGTTCTCAGTTATTGGCTTCCTTGTCAGGATACCAATACACGAGAAAAGCATGGCGCAAGGATGTTTTAGATCTACTGTTGGACTCAGCCTTTTTTCAAATGATACCGGCGTGTCTACCGTACTGGAGAACCATAATAGATAATCTAATGACTCATGACAATACTACCTTCAGGGATTTAATGA ATCGTGTTTCCATGGCCCAAGGTAGCGGGATCAGCATATTCTCTTCGAAGGAGCAAGAGTATGAACAGAAGGCGCAACTCTTAAAGCGACTGGCATTCGTCATTCTTTGCAGCGAAACGGATCAGTATCACAAGTACATGCCGGAGATACAAG AACGATTGGCAGACAGTTTACGCTTACCTCAAGTAATTCCATCTATCCAAGCGCAAGTGTTTCTATGCTTTCGTGTGTTGTTATTAAGAATGTCACCGCAACACGCGACGTCTTTATGGCCGGTCATAGTTAGTGAACTGGTTCAAGTTTTTCTGTATATTGAACAGGAATTGAGTACAGATAGCGAAGAATTCAG CAGTCGTCAAAGCAG TTCGCATATTAAACTACTGTCAGCTCTGGATTCATCATGGGCTGTTAACACCAGCAATGGACTTCAGGCGCATGGACATCCTCATTGGTTACAGTTGCAATTAGCTGCCGCGAAGCTACTAGACCTGGCGTTATTGTTGCCCGCGCATAGACTACCGCAGTTTCAGAT GTATAAATGGGCATTCGTCGGAGATGCAGCGGCGGGATGCATGGACAACAATAACTTGTCTTCAGATTTTGTACCGCATATTACGAGAATAGCGAAATTAATGGACAATAAG TTTCCACCAATAAGTTCATCGGTTAAGAGGAATCCGGGAGAACTTCTGCTAACATCAAATAGCGTTCGTTCTCTGCAAGATctgcattattttttctcgGATCTTAGCCGCGCGATGTGCAATACGCATGTACCAATAAATAACATGCAGTTAGAAACGGTTATTGAGCAAGATTTCCTTGAGAAAATGCCAGCCGTGCTAACAAGATAG